A window from Culex pipiens pallens isolate TS chromosome 3, TS_CPP_V2, whole genome shotgun sequence encodes these proteins:
- the LOC120413064 gene encoding astacin-like — MSRLSYLVVVSVLIVVSWADDHDFRVPLNGTRGAPNFATKPHHEVGKRHRSYDQGMNQCHPFELGLGYYYQMDIMLKPDVVDSVVPVVYTKYRWPGARVPYVIKGVFCEFFLATTQRTIISKAIAQYTASTCVRFVPRTTEATFVTIDSSPTGCWSYIGRSLNNSYNLVNLQVPNCITTGTVAHELMHALGFYHEFTRTDRDNYVTIDTGALDPKYQTVSFYNANYAKLAANLTPLYGIPYNYGSVMHYSKWAGAYNQSRPVMNNIKPWTGDFGNKIGLAATDIQAINFMYACPLQ, encoded by the exons ATGAGTCGTCTTAGCTATTTGGTGGTGGTTTCTGTGCTGATTGTTGTAAGCTGGGCCGATGACCACGACTTCCGTGTGCCCTTGAATGGAACTCGGGGTGCGCCGAACTTTGCCACTAAACCGCATCATGAAGTTGGCAAACGCCATAGGAGCTACGACCAGGGGATGAATCAGTGTCATCCCTTTGAGCTGGGCCTGGGGTACTACTACCAGATGGACATCATGCTGAAGCCGGATGTGGTCGATAGTGTGGTTCCAGTTGTCTATACTAAGTATCGCTGGCCCGGTGCGAGAGTTCCTTACGTGATCAAGGgagttttttgtgagtttttct taGCAACTACCCAAAGAACCATCATTTCTAAGGCGATAGCTCAATACACAGCAAGCACGTGTGTCCGGTTTGTGCCACGGACTACGGAGGCCACCTTCGTAACGATCGACAGCAGCCCAACCGGATGTTGGTCCTACATCGGAAGAAGCTTGAACAATTCGTACAATCTAGTGAACCTTCAAGTGCCCAACTGCATCACCACTGGAACCGTTGCTCACGAGCTGATGCACGCTCTTGGGTTCTACCACGAGTTCACCAGGACGGACCGGGACAATTACGTGACCATCGATACGGGAGCACTGGATCCAAAATATCAGACAG TCTCATTCTACAACGCCAACTACGCCAAACTGGCGGCCAACCTAACTCCATTGTACGGTATTCCGTACAACTACGGTAGCGTAATGCACTACTCCAAGTGGGCAGGGGCATACAACCAAAGTAGGCCAGTGATGAACAATATT AAACCGTGGACTGGAGACTTTGGTAACAAGATTGGCTTGGCAGCTACCGATATACAAGCCATCAATTTTATGTACGCGTGCCCATTGCAATGA
- the LOC120413058 gene encoding uncharacterized protein LOC120413058 gives MNRLNSLLVVLSVVIVGSWARHYDFRVPINGTRGAPHFATQPSCEVGKRHRNYSRGLKPRCHPFEMGIGIYYQMDIMLKPDVVVVPEEPEIIEYNKYRWPGGRVPYVIKGNFSAAHKTIIALAMAQYTKSTCVRFVPRTNEVTFVTIDNTPTGCWSYVGRSLNNKFNFVNLQVPGCVSTGTVAHELMHILGFYHEFTRMDRDNFITIDMGALDPAYQTASFFNGNYGKLTSNLTPLYGIPYSYGSVMHYSKWAGSTSRSRPVMNNIKPWTGDFGNKIGLAATDVQAINIIPRTDQAIRQAGLLENYLFPNSVELILESFYLDHWGVQLFTELNRTRYLSLLYGSIPAVTFESPILETFSVVQTNTSSFEVSPVRNSVLKTLQITRNKLATISPTIRQLSGLTTLDLSQNELEYVDLDLFAGMKSLKNLDLSVNQISSVDASPALQLGRLRNLWVSYNRLQRFEVFPGAFPALDTVRLIGNRWSCGWVDGARRDIMDRRITAFGVDYGCSESRQGGLCCYNTEVTTTEGGELLREGPLLEEIQKLTSELGVKPLDTSGDQSLELLTRSSGNGQEKILVGVKHDQVKVFF, from the exons ATGAACCGTTTGAACTCGCTGCTGGTGGTACTTTCAGTAGTGATCGTTGGAAGCTGGGCACGTCACTATGACTTTCGCGTACCGATCAACGGAACTCGTGGTGCACCGCACTTTGCAACCCAGCCGAGCTGTGAAGTCGGCAAACGCCACCGGAACTACAGTCGCGGATTGAAGCCACGGTGCCATCCGTTTGAGATGGGCATCGGGATCTACTACCAGATGGACATCATGCTGAAGCCGGACGTTGTCGTGGTGCCTGAGGAGCCTGAGATAATAGAGTACAATAAGTATCGATGGCCCGGTGGAAGGGTGCCCTACGTGATCAAGGGAAACTTCT CTGCAGCCCACAAGACCATCATCGCTTTGGCAATGGCTCAATATACCAAAAGCACGTGTGTTCGATTCGTGCCAAGAACTAACGAGGTCACCTTTGTCACTATTGACAACACTCCTACCGGATGTTGGTCATACGTGGGAAGAAGTTTGAACAACAAGTTTAACTTTGTGAATCTGCAAGTTCCTGGCTGTGTCAGCACCGGAACGGTGGCCCACGAGTTGATGCATATTCTCGGCTTCTACCACGAGTTCACCAGGATGGATAGGGACAACTTCATTACCATCGATATGGGAGCACTGGATCCAGCGTATCAAACag CCTCGTTCTTCAACGGCAACTATGGCAAGTTGACGTCAAATTTAACTCCACTGTACGGCATTCCGTACAGCTACGGTAGCGTGATGCACTACTCCAAGTGGGCGGGGTCCACCAGCAGGAGCAGACCGGTGATGAACAATATT AAACCATGGACTGGAGACTTTGGCAACAAGATCGGTCTGGCTGCTACCGATGTGCAAGCCATCAATATAAT ACCGCGAACGGATCAAGCGATTCGCCAAGCTGGATTGCTCGAAAATTACCTCTTTCCAAACTCCGTCGAGCTGATCCTGGAGTCATTTTATCTGGATCACTGGGGCGTTCAGCTGTTCACCGAGCTCAACCGAACTCGGTACTTGTCCCTGCTGTACGGAAGCATTCCAGCCGTCACGTTCGAATCACCCATTCTGGAGACCTTTTCGGTGGTGCAAACCAACACTTCCTCCTTCGAGGTCAGCCCCGTGCGGAATTCCGTCCTAAAGACGCTGCAAATCACCCGGAACAAACTGGCTACGATCTCGCCCACCATTCGCCAACTCTCCGGATTGACCACGCTGGATCTATCCCAGAACGAGCTGGAGTACGTGGATTTGGACCTGTTTGCCGGCATGAAGAGCTTGAAGAACCTGGACCTGTCGGTCAACCAGATCAGCTCCGTCGATGCGTCGCCGGCACTTCAGCTGGGCAGGCTGAGGAACCTCTGGGTCAGCTACAACCGGCTGCAGCGGTTCGAGGTGTTCCCGGGGGCCTTCCCGGCGCTGGATACGGTGCGACTGATCGGGAATCGCTGGAGCTGTGGATGGGTAGATGGCGCCCGGCGGGACATTATGGATCGACGGATTACGGCGTTCGGAGTGGATTACGGTTGTAGCGAGAGTCGTCAGGGCGGGTTGTGTTGTTATAATACGGAGGTGACGACGACAGAGGGAGGTGAATTGTTGAGGGAGGGACCGTTGCTGGAGGAGATTCAAAAGTTGACCAGCGAGTTGGGAGTGAAGCCGCTGGATACGAGTGGGGATCAGTCGCTGGAGCTGTTGACGAGGAGCAGTGGCAATGGCCAGGAGAAGATCCTGGTAGGAGTGAAGCATGATCAGGTGAAGGTGTTTTTTTAA